In Ciona intestinalis unplaced genomic scaffold, KH HT000161.2, whole genome shotgun sequence, one DNA window encodes the following:
- the LOC100180683 gene encoding uncharacterized protein LOC100180683, translated as MLREDSVLHTAIRCICGLYFMLQGFVQTDAVGKILFPNIHNVFVVNYKEYVRSIPWQHNNITGDTFRQFNGCTMLICGFLLVLNKYVKVSSFVMHVMALWSVYAHMLASDSTYMAVCGGVISTLMLFMCFAQKKEKED; from the exons ATGTTGCGCGAAGACAGCGTCCTGCACACCGCTATAAGATGTATTTGTGGATTATATTTTATGCTACAAGGCTTCGTTCAAACTGACGCTGTCGGGAAAATACTTTTCCCCAATATTCATAACGTCTTT GTTGTGAATTATAAAGAATATGTTCGTTCCATCCCATGGCAACATAACAACATAACTGGTGATACCTTCCGCCAGTTTAATGGATGCACCATGCTAATATGCG GTTTTCTCCTTGTATTGAACAAGTACGTCAAAGTGTCGAGCTTCGTAATGCATGTTATGGCTCTATGGTCGGTATACGCACATATGTTAGCAAGTGACTCAACATACATGGCTGTGTGTGGAGGTGTCATATCTACACTCATGTTGTTCATGTGTTTTGCACAGAAGAAGGAAAAAGAAGATTAA
- the LOC100179882 gene encoding heterogeneous nuclear ribonucleoprotein R, whose translation MEEIKAEVTIESQVPGENSTEYLQELNAAGLSVNVAQGLHEVFKQDLVKFSDLDERAIEALKELDEEGALAVLKQFNESNLQHVHNKSAFLCGVIKIHRQRCKEELAGHINGDTKKSGPNEDKIQELLERTKYSLDVTTGQRRYGGPPPKDVYDGAEPGTGCQVFVGRIPRFVFEDELVPLLEEAGVVWDFRLMMDPMSGQNRGYGFVTYTNKEAATECVKMLDNYEIRPKKFLGVCVSQSNCRLFVGSIPKTKTKDEIFEEFDGITQGLKDVIIYLQTEDKMKNRGFCFLEYTDHKAASQARRRLSSVKVKAFNNTVSVDWADPVEEPSDEIMSKVKVLYIKNLSMKATEEIVMATFSAYGEVERVKKIKDYAFVHFKERDNAMKALEELNGLNLEGEAIEISLAKPVDKKKKERQMERKMMTHAYGMGYGNRAGYNMRGRGRGMYGGQIPPMGFGFNDDYFTTDYMGYGYYDDPFFGMPMRGGYRNQAMMRNRGMYGGFNRGRGTGVRGRGRGRGTPNGVAARGKPMQGKQEYVMVLS comes from the exons ATGGAAGAAATAAAAGCAGAAGTAACGATCGAATCTCAGGTTCCCGGTGAAAATTCAACGGAATATCTTCAAGAACTTAACGCTGCAGGACTTTCAGTCAACGTAGCGCAAGGTCTGCATGAAGTTTTCAAACAAG ATTTAGTAAAATTTTCTGATTTGGATGAGCGAGCCATTGAAGCATTGAAGGAACTTGACGAGGAAGGGGCGTTGGCCGTGTTGAAACAATTTAATGAATCAAACCTACAG CACGTCCATAATAAAAGTGCGTTCCTTTGCGGAGTTATCAAAATACATCGACAGCGCTGTAAGGAAGAATTAGCCGGGCACATAAATGGCGACACAAAAAAATCTGGTCCCAATGAAGACAAAATACAG GAACTTTTAGAGCGAACAAAATATTCGCTTGATGTAACAacaggtcagcgtagatatgGTGGCCCACCTCCTAAAGATGTTTATGACGGGGCTGAACCTGGTACCGGTTGTCAG GTATTCGTTGGACGCATCCCACGATTTGTGTTCGAAGATGAACTTGTACCTTTATTAGAAGAGGCTGGGGTGGTGTGGGACTTCCGCTTAATGATGGATCCAATGTCGGGGCAGAATCGAGGATATGGCTTCGTTACTTACACAAATAAAGAAGCTGCAACAGAGTGTGTTAAGATG TTGGATAATTATGAAATTCGTCCGAAGAAATTCCTGGGTGTTTGTGTGTCACAGTCGAACTGTAGATTGTTCGTTGGATCCATCCCAAAAACCAAAACCAAGGATGAAATATTTGAAGAATTTGATGGAATTACAC AGGGCTTGAAAGACGTTATTATTTACCTCCAAACTgaagataaaatgaaaaaccgAGGATTTTGTTTCTTGGAATACACAGACCATAAAGCTgcttcacag gcgCGGCGTCGATTGAGCTCGGTCAAAGTGAAAGCGTTCAACAACACAGTGTCGGTGGATTGGGCCGATCCTGTGGAAGAACCAAGCGATGAGATTATGTCTAAG GTTAAAGTCCTTTACATCAAAAACTTATCAATGAAAGCCACCGAGGAAATAGTGATGGCGACGTTTAGTGCGTATGGTGAAGTAGAGCGAGTTAAGAAGATCAAAGATTATGCGTTCGTTCACTTCAAGGAGCGTGATAACGCTATGAAG GCATTAGAAGAGTTGAATGGATTAAACCTGGAAGGGGAAGCCATCGAGATAAGTTTGGCCAAACCTGTTGATAAAAAGAAGAAGGAACGACAAATGGAAAGAAAGATGATGACTCATGCTTA TGGTATGGGATACGGCAACCGGGCCGGTTACAACATGCGTGGTCGTGGAAGGGGAATGTACGGGGGTCAAATCCCACCAATGGGGTTCGGTTTCAATGATGATTACTTCACCACAGATTACATGGGTTACGGGTATTACGACGACCCTTTCTTTGGCATGCCGATGCGAGGGGGGTATCGTAACCAGGCTATGATGCGGAACAGAGG AATGTACGGAGGTTTCAATCGAGGTCGTGGTACCGGAGTGAGGGGTCGCGGACGAGGCCGTGGCACGCCAAATGGGGTCGCGGCACGTGGGAAGCCAATGCAAGGAAAAC AGGAATATGTGATGGTGCTATCGTAA